A genome region from Deltaproteobacteria bacterium includes the following:
- a CDS encoding Rrf2 family transcriptional regulator, translated as MRLSKKTEYALRALMYAARFPEGTTFQIRDLAEKNRIPKKFLELILLELKNAGVLSSRRGVGGGYLLARRPESIRTDEVFEVFEGPLTPAAKGKTPSKASGQEAAPVVAKVVAEASRAAAEVLSRWTLADLVREEDEAASLRRRNPMYFI; from the coding sequence ATGCGACTTTCGAAAAAGACCGAATACGCCTTGCGGGCCCTGATGTACGCCGCCCGGTTCCCGGAGGGTACCACGTTCCAGATACGCGACCTCGCGGAGAAGAACCGGATTCCGAAGAAGTTCCTCGAACTCATCCTCCTCGAGCTGAAGAACGCGGGAGTGCTCTCGAGCCGTCGCGGAGTCGGCGGCGGCTACCTCCTCGCGCGTCGCCCGGAGTCGATCCGGACCGATGAAGTGTTCGAGGTGTTCGAGGGGCCGCTGACGCCCGCCGCCAAGGGGAAAACCCCCTCGAAGGCATCGGGGCAGGAGGCGGCCCCCGTCGTCGCGAAGGTCGTCGCGGAAGCGTCCCGCGCGGCGGCGGAAGTGCTTTCCCGGTGGACTCTGGCGGACCTGGTCCGCGAAGAGGACGAGGCGGCCTCTCTCCGGCGCCGAAACCCGATGTACTTCATCTGA